The following DNA comes from Chitinophaga nivalis.
CCAGCGACATCGGTGGAAAAACAGACAGGTCATCCACTATCGTAGCCAGTTCCTGTTGCTGCAGGTATTGTATGAATTTTTCGAACTCCGCCACGTCTTCCGCAGCCGGCAACATGGCGGCTACTTCACCAATGGATTTATCTTTTAATTCCTGCAATAATTCATAAAAACAATTATCAAAAAAATAGGAATGCTTACGGGAGATATCGTACAAGGCTGTTCTGGTGTGTCCTTTTACCGGAAAACAATCTGCATACAGATATAAATACTGATGGGCAACGTCTGCAACAATACTATTCATCTTACTGGAACTTTGAGAAATCAATAATCTTTGAAACCGGTTTATTAGGCACAGCGTACTGTATGTAGGAACCCATTTTTTTGTTGAAAGTAACCCGGTAAAAAGGGTCTTCCAGGGTAATCAGTTCATTGTAAATAATATGATTATAAAAGATGGGAAGCTGCGTCAGCTTTCTTTCATCGACCCGTAGTTTCTTTACTTTCATTTTCATAAAGACAGATTTATAAGAGTTGGGCAATTCTTCTTTCCAGATAATAATTACACGGAATAGAGGTCATTCCGAACTGGCCGATCGGGTTTACTTCCAGGAACACATAATCGTTGTGCTCATCTACAATGATATCGATAGAGCCACTGTCGAGCTGCAGGGCGTCCATGACCGTGGTGAGTTGTTGCTGTACCTTAACGGGCAACAGATAAGGTACCTGGCGGTTAGGTTTTTCGAGGTTGTATTTACGGAAATCGACTGTTGTTTTTTTGTCGTGCTGAGAAAAAATAGCCATCGCGTAGTATTCTCCTTTGATATAGAAAATGCGCAGTTCATATTTTTTCTTTACCTGTACCTGTATCAGTGAGGGGAAAAATGTTTCCGGCATTGCATCCAAAACGGCGGGCGTTATTTTTTCCGTGTAGGAATAGTATCCTCTCTTTTTGGTAAAATGATAGACGCCGTTTCCCATCGCTTTGGTGACAAGTCCGATATGGGTTTTCTCCAGCAGGTTCTGTACATCTTTTTTGCGGGTCATGATGTAGCTCTCGGGAATCGTCAGGCCCGCATCTCTGGCGATCTGTAATACTTCAAATTTATTGACCTGGGAAGTACGGTAGCCACCCAACACGGTTTTACTGTGTTGCGCTACGTTGAGATAAATAAAGTCGAGCAGGGTCGACATTTCCGTTTTCAGGTGTTCCTGATGGAAGTCGGCATCATCGGGGATGACCGGCTTCTTATGTAAGGAATAATCGATCGGTACACTTTTCATCGACAGGCCTCTGCGGCGGTACCATAGCGAAGTGGCATCATAGAGATTAATCATCTTCCCGTCCTGTTCTACGATCAGCTCCCGTTTGTTGATATCGAAGTAATGAAACGTAGTGGTGTGGGTATCTGCATTCAGGCGCAGATATTCTTTTTTGTATGCTAACAACCATTGTATCACCATCGCGGTGCTACCGTCATCCTGCCGGCTTAAGATTAGAATCATGGTCCTGTTGTACTGTAGAATGAAAAAAGAGGTGATGGCATGCGGGTAAGAAAGTACGGCCTGAAATTGCTCCAGGCCGCACTCTCCATCAACACATCAACTTAAAGATGGCGGTTGCCACCCAAATATTAATCTTCTTTTTCGCCTTCGAAAGGACCATCCATTTCAGAGTGGCTCAGGGTTACAGAACCAGTAACGGTACCACCGGAAACGGAAGCCGCGAGGCTCAGTTTTTCCATATTAAAACCACCGGCGAAGCTGCCCATTTCTCTTTCTGACATGCTGGAAACTTCCAGTTTAGTTAATTGCAGGACTTTCATTGTAAATGAATTTGGAATTTTAAAATAATGGTTACGATGCACTCCTTCCCGGCCCGTGCTAAAGCACAGGAAGGTTTATTTTCAACAATCGGTGGCGCCAACCGGCTGCTTACTCATAGCTGATTTGAAAGGCCTTGTGCAGAACTATTACAGTCCGGGGAATGAATCCAGGGAATCTTTTATCAACAGAAAACAGGAACGTTCACATATCAATACGTGTTCACTGATCAGTGATTCGGATAACCTGGCGAGTTAACGGGAAAAAATACAAACAGGTACGATACAAAAAAATATAAACAGGGTGTTTTTAATAGTTAAATTTAAAAGTTTAAAAAAGAAGATACTGGGTAACTCGTACAGGTAACAACTTTATGCTGACTAACCAGCAAGTACTGTTCAACAAATATAGCGCATGCAAATTGCTACCTGCGACATTTGTATATTAATAAATCTTTAACGAATGCGTTACTTATCTTGCGCTATCATTTCTGGCTGCTGTCAGGATACGGAAAATGCGCTCATCATACTGCGCTTTTCCGCTGCCTGTAAGGCTTTGCTCACATTAAGCATATAGGTACGGTTAGCATTTCCCCATTGTTCAATAGCATCAATGACCGGCAAAATACTTTCGCCTAACTCTGTGAGATAATATTCTACTTTCAGCGGCAATTCGTCGTACACTATTTTATAGACAATGTTATACGATTCCAGTTCCCGGAGCTGCATATTAATGACCCGCGGGCTGGCCATATCAATTTCCCGGTGCAGTTCTCCCGGCCGCCGGATGCCGCGGTTGATACCATCAATGATACAGGGCATCCATTTGCCGCCCAGTACCTTCATTGTTACTTCCATGCCGCATTCCGGCTGCTCCTGCATATTTTTATCGCACATAAACTGCTTTTAAGACACTAAAGATAAGTATCTGCTTTCGCCCGGCCATACATAGGCATAGGGAACAATTTATCCCTACGGAATCTTTCTTCCCTTATTGTTTGCCAGCCTCATTCTGTGGAGCTTTGCCATCTGTTTATCACTTTTAAAAACATTTAAAACATAGTATATGACCACCACACCAACCACTAAAGTAGCCGTTATAGGCCTGGGCGCCATGGGAACTACCATCGCCGACATTATGCTGCGTAATCGTTTATCCGTTACCGTATGGAACCGAACAGCCGCCAGAACGGAAGCAGCCGTAAAAGCAGGCGCCATCGCCGCCCCTTCTGCCGCAGCAGCCATCAGTGAAGCCGATATCATTATCATGTGTGTATTTGACTATAAAGCCGTACAGGAGATATTGCAAACGCCGGCGGTAGCAGCCGCCATCCGTGGCAAACTGCTGATACAGCTGACTACCGGCAGCCCTAAAGATGCACAGGAGAGTGAAACCTGGGCACATCAGCAAGGTGCTACTTACCTCGACGGCGCTATTCAGGTAGCTCCCGAACAAATGGCACAGCCAGATACCACTATTCTTGTATCCGGTCAGGAAGCCGCCTTCCAACAGGGCGAACCGTTCCTGAAAATGCTGGGTGGCAACATCACCTACCTGGGTGCACAGATCAATGCCGCGGCTACGATGGACCTGGCCACCCTTTCGTATGTATACGGCGCCGCGCTGGGCTTCTTCCACGGAGCACTGATAGCGGAATCCAACGGATTTAATGTAGGGATGTACGGGGATATTGTGGCCAATATAGCGCCAGGTATGGGTGCATTTCTGCAACATGAAGGCAAGGTAATACAGTCCGGCAACTTTGCTATTTCACAAAGTCCTCTGAGTATTTCAGCAGAGGCCACAGCCCGGATGGAGCAAACAGCCCGGGAAGCCGGCATCAGCACGTCCTTTCCGGCCTATGCATCCGGATTGTTCAAGAAAGCCATGGCGGCCGGATATGGTAATGAAGAGCTGGCAGCGATGATTAAAGTATTGCGGGAGGCATAGTACGGCAACGCCGGTATGGGTACGAAAGAAAAAGGTTGGCGCTGTAGCGGGAAGCTCCGGGCCAACCTATGTTAAACGATGAAGCATATACGTAGTTGTAGAATACAGCGCCATCTTATTCCGGCCATTCTTCCATTTCCATTTCCAGCAGTTTACTCACACCGGCATATTCGGCCGCAGCCTGCGGGCATAATACCGCCCCTACAGATGCCATTATCCGCTGTGCTACCAGGTCAATATCTGCTGTTGTGATCAATAAGGAAGGTGTTTGTTCCCGGAGCCGCTGCAGTAAGGTATTTCTGTGCATCACAGAAATATCTACCAGTTGATTGATCCGTTCAGCAGCCGTGTTATATAATTCTTCATAATAGAATAGCATGTTCATAAAAGCGGATTTTGATACGGTTCAAAAGTATACCTAAGCGGAGTATCATACCTATATGAAAATATTATGAGCTATAGTTATTAATTATAGAGGGATCTGGCCAGCTTGATGAACCGTTTATTCAGCTCGCTGGTTTCTCCTTTCCGCTGGATAAAGTAAAAACTGCGTTCAATACGCAGTCCTTCAAACTGCAGTACTTTCAGCTCGCCGTGTTCCAGTTCCTTTGCAATGGAACGGGTAGATAAAAACCCGACACAGTTGGATTCCAGCAGAAAATTCTTCAAGGCTTCCGTACCACCCAGCCGGACTTTTATTTTCAGATCGTTGAGCCGGATGCGGCTCTTATGCAGTCCGTTTTTAATCGCCTCCAGGGTACCACTCCCCCGCTCCCGGATAGCTACGGGCATGTTGAGTAGTTCTTTCACGGGATATATTTTTTTCTTTGCCAGGGGATTATCATGACTGCATACCGCTACAATCTGGTCTTTCAGAAACGACTGATAGGTGACGTTGGTAGACTTCCCCTTCTCTTCCGTTACCCCGATATTAATTTCTTTGTCCAGCAATGCTTCCAATACAATTTCACTGTTTCTGTTCAGCAGGGAAATATCCACCAGCGGATACTCCCGGTGAAAAGCAGACATCACGCGCGGCAGAATGTATAAGGCAGCCGTGGTACTGGCCCCCAGGTTCAGCATACCGCTGGCCTGTTGTTTATCATGCATCACGGAAATATCGAATTCCGTTTCTTCCTGAATAATTTTTACGGTCAGCAAACGGTTATACAACAACTGACCTGCTTCTGTCAGCTCAATCTGCAACCCTTTCCGCTCAAACAATTTGGTTTTATATTGCTCTTCCAGCCCCTTTACATGGATACTTACAGCCGGCTGCGAAATAAACAATACCTGACTGGCGCGGGAAAAACTTTTCTGATGGGCAACTTCCATAAAGACCAGGTGGCGATTCGATAACATGGGTTCAGATTTAAACAAAAAGATACGGATACAGCTATAAAGGTAAAGCATCCCGTTCAGCTTCCACCTTTTCACAAATTCCGGACCTGTGATACCCTCATCTTATCAGTATGCTAAAATATATTTTAAAAAGAATGATCGTTCGTTTATATTTGCACTATACATTTAGCTATGATGACACTGAATCATTTAAACCTCAGCGTACAAGACGTACTGGCTACCAGTGATTTCTTTACGACCTATCTTGGTTTCCAGACAACCACTCCGAAACCCAACGCGCACCTGGCCGTATTAACCGGCCCTGATGGCTTCCTGCTGGTACTCATGAACCGGACCCTGAATGAAAAAGGCAATTCCACCTATCCGGATTCCTTTCATATCGGCTTTTATCTGCCCGACGAAGCAGCGGTTACCGCCACCTACGAACGCCTGCTGCAAAGCCCTGCGATCCTCGATCAGGCGCCGCAACGGATCCGGAAAACATTCGGCTTCTATTTTACCGTGGATGATATCATGGTGGAAATCACCACGCCCATCCAGACTTCTATCCCAACAGCATAATTCGTATATACCTATACGTTAGTCTGCTCCTTTATGTGAACATACGCCCCATATACTGAGATACCGCAGCAGATAATCCCCTGCCTGCCGGTTGCAGATACCTGTGGTAGTTTTATGGTATACCATCCTGCATTTGTACAAACCTGATCGTACCGCTATTGAAATTTCATTATTTCATAACGTACACATAACAACGGTATCACATTGCAGTTCAACTTTTGCCACTAAACCATTCCATCCGGTATGAAAACACTCCGCTACCTGGCTCCGCTGGGCTTCCTGCTGCTGGCTGCCTGCCACAAAGACGACGACAACCCATCTACACCGCCTGAACAAGGTTACCCGACGTATGCCCGGCTAGCCGGCGCCACGGTCCTGACCACCAGTAACACCGGTGTGAAAGTGTACAATGGCGGATATGGCTCGTCCATTACCACCGTACCCGGAGAACCCGGTTATTTTTACCTGATGACAGACCGCGGTCCCAATGTGGACGGGATACAGAAGGATTCCAAAATTTTTCCGGTCCCTGCTTTTAATCCGCAGATCGGTAAATTCCGCCTGAGCGGCGACTCTATGATACTGGTGGAAACCATCCGGATGAAATCCGCCGCCAATGTACCTGTAACGGGTCTGCCCAATCCAATTGGCGCCGGTGGTACCGGAGAAATTGCCCTCGATAAAGATGGCAATGTACTGGCTACCGATATAGAAGGTATCGACAGTGAAGGCCTGGCCGCCGGAGCAGACGGCACTTTCTGGATCAGTGATGAATACGGCCCGCACCTCTTACACCTGGACCGCAGCGGTAAAACACTGGAGCGTATCAATCCCTATGGCACAGGTACAGGCGGCAGAAAAATTCCGCAGGTATTCGCCAAACGCCGCGCCAACCGCGGCATGGAAGGCATTGCTATTACGCCGGATGGCAAAACCCTCGTGGGCATTATGCAATCTCCTTTATACAACCCTTCCAAAGACGACGTAAAAAATTCGCTCTACACCCGCATCCTGACGTATGATATTGCCAGTGGCAAGAGCAAACAGTATCTGTATAAATTAGAAAATAAAAATACGGCGAACAGCGAAATCACCGCTATCAGCAACAATACCTTCCTGGTGCTGGAACGCGACGGTGAATTCCCCGGAGATCCGGCCAAGCCATCGCTCATCAAAAGAATTTATAAAATAGACCTGAATACCGGCACCGACGTATCCGATCCTGCAGACGGCGCCGCCGGGAAACTGGTCAACAACAAAACCCTGGAAGTATTGTCTGAACAAGAGTTACAGACTGCCGGCATCCACACCGTCGGTAAATCACTCGTGGTAGATCTGCTGAAAGATGTAGCAGGTTATCCGCATGATAAACCGGAAGGCATTGTACTCATCAACAGTAGCCTCCTGGCGGTCAGCAATGACGACGACTTCGGTATCGTACCTCCCGATCCGGTCAACAATACCTACATCCAGAAAATACTGCCGCTGATCGGTAAAACCGATTTTAATACGGTGTACTTCATCAAACTGGCTACTCCCTTATTCTAAAATACGCCGATAAATAACAACGGTCAGTGATATCCGTGAAAACCATATCACGTATATCACTGACCGTTATACATCTCCCGAAAAAAAATTATTGTTTCGCCAGCGCAATAATATCATTCCCTTCGATCACCTTTATAGGATACCCATGCTGTACCAGCCGGATCATGGCACGGCCCAGCTCCTGCAGGGTACAGAAGCCTTTTGGATACAATGCCCGCCCGATAGGAAACATCCAGTTAATGTAGCGGTAATAACCATGGATACGGGATAACCCTTTGATAGGCCGGATGAATCCGGGCCGCAAGGCATACACCTGGCGGAAGGGTAATTTCATCAGGTCATTTTCTGTTTTACCTTTTACCCGCGCCCACCTGATCCGGCCTTTTTCCGTACTGTCTGTACTCGCGCCGGATACATAACAAAACGTCATTTCAGGATTCAGGCGGCTCAGGGTATTGGCCAATGCCATGGTGAGGGTATAGGTAGTTTTGTAATAGTCGTCTGCATTGATGCCCACCGAAGAAATACCCAGACAAAAGAAGCAGGCATTATATCCTGTCAGCTGTTCGGTAATATCCGAGTAGTCAAAAAAATCGGTGTGTATGATTTCTTCCAGTTTGGGATGGGATACACCGGAAGGCCGGCGGTTAATGATCAGCACTGTTTCCACCTGGGGATCCTGTAAACATTCATGCAATACCCCTTCTCCTACCATACCGGTAGTACCTGTAATAATAACGTTGATGCCTGTTTTCATATGACCTGGATTTATCAGTTTGCAGGATAGATCTGTATACGGAATCAATTATCCCGGGTTTGTTTTAAACGCCCAGCCTTTATCTGCCAACGCCTGCCGGAGTACCACCATCCCTTTCTCTCCCATACCATGCAGTTGCTGTATCGCTGTTTCGGTAACACCCGTCAGTTGTTGCAACTGCGTATATCCGGCACCGTTAAGCGCCCGCAAGGCCGGCTGCGACAATCCTTTGGGGAATCCTGTTTCGGGATCAGGTATTATTTTACGCATCTGTTTAGTTTTTTCTGCAGTTTTTGTAAAACGATCCATCAAGGGAAATCCTGTTATTCCAAATGTAATATTTTTACCGCATTATACCCTTATTGTCGTCGGCACCGACTACCGGCCATGCCTACACCCTCTTTTTCCGGATAGGATACCTGATTTAAATTTGATTTTGCCAGCTCAAAAAAAAGTAGTTAACTTTAAAACACACCTCAGATGACCATAGGAAATAAAGAAGAGAAGTAACCATTATCCGGAAGAATATCGCTAAACACCCCTCGTTGTCATGTTAGAATGAAGATCCGCTTTCCACTCTCATTTATGTATACGATCATTTAAACCTTCTCAAATTATGCAGCGTAATTTTGAACGGTATCTTGGCCCCGTATTCCAAAGGGCGGCCATTAACAAAACCAGAGCAGCACAACTGCAAACAGCCCGCCTCCAGGGAGATGAACCGACTATCCTGTCGCTCACCAGTGAGGCCGAAACAGTGGCTGCTACCACCATCCCCATCCCGCCTGAATTCAATGGTAAGGACTACGTTAGTTTCCTCGTACAGATTGATGCGGAGATTGAACATGGCCTGATGCTGCAATACCTGTATGCAGCCTATAGCCTGGGTGGTCCGCAGATTCCGGACAACCCCGATTACCGCGACCAGGTCCGCAAATGGCAGGAGATTATCCTGGGCATTGCCAAAGAAGAAATGGGACACTTTGTATCGGTACAGAATGTGCTGAAACTATTAGGCGCCCCGCTCCATTTTGAAAGACAGGACTATCCCTGGGACACGCCTTTTTACCCGTTTCCGTTTAAACTGGAAAAGCTCACCCTCGACTCGCTCGCGAAGTACGTGTATGCGGAAGCACCGCAAACATGGCTCGACAGCGGCGACGAACTGGCGGAAGAAATCAAGCAACGGGTGAAGGAACAAACCCCGCATCCGAATACGGTAGGCGCTTTGTTTGAAGTATTGCTGCAACTGATAAAAGACCCCACGGTGATCGCAGACGATGTATTCCAGGCAGACACCTATCCCTATCAGGCCAAGTTCGATGAATGGGGCCGCGGCTATGCCGGCGGACAACGGGGCAATACCCTTCATGGCAACCCTGTTGGCAGTCCGGATGTATTGGTAGTACCCCTGGCCAGCAGAGATGATGCCTACAATGCGTTGCATGAAATAGCAGAACAGGGAGAAGCTTCTGATGGCAACAGCGAACAACCTTCCCACTTTGAACGGTTTAAACTGGTATACATAGAAATGCGGGCACTCGTTGCCAAAGGCTATGACTGGGCGCCGGCCAGAGATGTGGCTACCAACCCCGAAATCGCTGCCTCCGCGCCGGATCCGGAAATATCGTATACCAAAAGACAGGATCAATCTTCCGAAAATGATAAAATCACCAATCCTGATGCGCAAAACTGGGGACATCTTTTCAACATCCGGTATCGCCTGCTGCTCAATTTTCTGAGCCACAGTTTTTTACTGGATGATGGCCTGAATAATACCAGCGCCCACTCTCCCCGGGGCGTAATTATCAACGGCACCTTTGGTGAAATGTACAACCTGCGCGCCATTGCTACCGTGATGGTGCAATTGCCCCTGCATGAGGCGGGCGGGCCTAAATTTGCCGGTCCTCCTTTCCTGACGCCTTACACCCTGTCATTACCTTCAGGAGAACATAACCGGTGGCGTACCCACAAAGACCTGATTATTGCTTCCGCCACCATCATAGAGACCCTGTTGCTCACCACACACCACCAACATCATCGTTACCTCTATGCATTGCAGGAAGCGGATAAGCAGCTGTTACAGATCATCAATGAACTGACAGATGCAGCGCTTGCATGCTGCAGATAATCACTCCACCAGGTAACTTACTTGTTCACACTCCCTAAAAAATCAGTCATGTTAATAAAAGAATTACGCATCCTTCCGCCGTTGGCAGTAGGCCGTCTGGGCTCATCTCCGAATCCCGTGGCCGCCTATGATCTGGTTGTACCTCCGAATAAACCGGTCGGGTTCCGGCAAATACAACCGGCTGCTACATTTGAAATTGATCCGCATACACACCAGATCAATGTTACACATCCCACCAGTATCATTTTTAAAGATGCCGCTTCCACCACGGCCAAAGATGGTACCATCCGGCCGGTAGCGCCCTTCCTGGAGCTATTTGCCATTACGGACGAACATCCGGACAAACTGGTACCTGTTACGACTGCCCTGCTGCAACAGGCCGGGCTGGGCATCGGCGATATTCAATGGGATATTGTGGTGGCCAATTACAAAGTATTCCGCCGTACCAATGATGAAAATGATAAGATTGTAGCGTCTCAAAGTATTACCAACAACTTCGAGGTACATCCGCTGCTGGGGGAATCTGAACATTTCCTGAAGAATAGAAAACTGCCGCTGGGCACAGTGCAGCTCATTGCACCCTCCGAGGCCTATCCTGGTCTGCGGCTGCGTTTCACGCCGGCCGGCGGTAAAGTGTACGGTTCCTCGCTGACACGCAAAACAAGTGATACCACCGAAGAGGATGATCCGATTATCAACAACGACGACCTCATAAAGTATGATGCGGGCAAAGGAAGCTGGCTGGGCTACAAGGAAAAATCATCTTTCGATGCTACCTATACCATGCCCGCACAGATATTTGCCGGGTATAGCGATAAAGATGGCAACCAGGTTAGCTGGGGCTACCTCGACGATGAATGTGATGGTATTGTGATAGCAGGTATTGCCAAAACCGCGCACGACGCACATCCCATTTTTGCAGCGGCGCATATCGTAGCCGGACCACCCGCATTTGCGCCGGACATCTTACCGGTACGCGCCGTATCCGACGAACTGGAACAGATCCTCAAAGGCACAGATATAGATGGAGAAGTACCCATTGAAGAAGCGGAAGAAATTGTGCGCCGCGCCTTTGAATCCATTACCCTGATGAATACGGCTGTCATGAACGGCAACCCGATCAATGGCCGGGAAAATATAGCCAGTACCATGGTACGGCAGGACACCAATGATTTCGGCCGCCTCTACGAACCTATTATGGCCGGTTCTATTGTCGATAACCTGGCGTTACGCTCTTTGCACGAAAGGGTCTTTAATGGCCTGAGTACCGGGGCCGCCGCCTGGTTTGCAGATGCCCTGCGCCGACCCGATAAAATAGGTAACCTCTCCGACACGGAACGCCGCAAGATGCCCGGTTTAATGCGGGGCGCAGATGGGCGGGGCCTTACCCTCACTTATCGTATGATCAATACCGTTATAAAGGCCGCCGCTTCGGCCATGTTCCGGAATGAATCGCTCCCGCCTATCCTGCCGGAAGATCCGTTGGTAGCCGGTAACCTCACCGCACAGCTGCATTACCGCGGTGCAGGCAATCCTTATAGCGTATTGCCCAGAGCAGCTATTTCCAACTGCTTCCCCGGATTGGAATACGACTTCCGGAATCTTTGGCGGCGTACTTTCAAGGGAATTGTGCTGAGCGAAAACGATAATTACGTACTGGACGGCGGCGATCATCCGGAGCTGACAGGACACCGGCTGGTGGCCATCAACGGTTATCCTACCATGGTACGGGGCGAAGGTCCGGTATTTCCCGGCGGCGACAATACCCACCTCACTACTGCCGATAACCCCAGCGGTGCGGCTTTTATGGAATGGTCCAACCTTATTGCCGGCAGACAATTAAAACCCGGCGACGAAGTGCATGCTTATTTTACCAAGGAAAAAGCGCCCCTGCCGGTATTGGTGATGGCCGATGATCTCACCAAATCACCCGACAACTTCCTGATCGTTCCACTGATCGTCAATAGCTTCTTTATTCCCGGCCGCGCAGAGCTGTCGCCGGATGTGATCAAACCCGGTGAATTGACCCATGGCTTATGTGCGCCGTGGCAAAATGACTACCGGGAATGTGCCTGTTACTATTGGGCTGCCAGCCGGCCGGACTATGTAAATGTGACACCGGCGCCCAACGGATCCAGTCAGGGCGATATGTGGCTTTCCAAAAGACGTACCGGGCAATATGTACCGGACAACCGGGTAGACAGCCGCCTGGTTTCCTACGACGACTTATTCCGCAACTGGGAAGGGGAACTGAATTTTATTATCGATGGCCGGGATGCATTGGGTAGTCATACCGATCCTTTAAATCCAACTGTATTATGACGCAGCTTCTTTCACCGGAGCGTTCACTGGCAACTATTGCCAGTGAACTTGCCTCCCGGGTAGCTGTGCAGGCAGCGCCCCATTCTCCGCAATGTCACCTGATACCCGGTGCCGGCTATACGCAGTTGTTTATACCTAATGGCAGCCGGTTGTACCCTGTTGCCCCTGCCACGGCCACACGGCTCCAGGCCTTGTTGCAACAACAGGACGAAACCGGTATTGCAGCGGAACTAACCGCACTGGGGCTGGATGCCCCACCCGCTATCACCGACGTTCCCCTGGAAAGTCCGGATATACATGCCATTTCCCTGGCCATTGCGCAGAAGTGCAATATGGGCTGTTCCTACTGTTATGCAGATCAGGGCGACTTTGGCGGGCCTACCAAAAACATGACTACGGACATGGCTAAACGCTCCATTGACCTGTTACTGAAAGACCGGCCAGCTGGCAGTAAAGTACAACTGACCTTTCTGGGAGGCGAGCCGCTGATCAACCGCCAGGCCTTACAGGAAGCGACGGTGTATGCAGCAGCACAAGGCCGGCAGCGGGGCGTACAGGTGGGCT
Coding sequences within:
- the gwsG gene encoding grasp-with-spasm system ATP-grasp peptide maturase, with amino-acid sequence MILILSRQDDGSTAMVIQWLLAYKKEYLRLNADTHTTTFHYFDINKRELIVEQDGKMINLYDATSLWYRRRGLSMKSVPIDYSLHKKPVIPDDADFHQEHLKTEMSTLLDFIYLNVAQHSKTVLGGYRTSQVNKFEVLQIARDAGLTIPESYIMTRKKDVQNLLEKTHIGLVTKAMGNGVYHFTKKRGYYSYTEKITPAVLDAMPETFFPSLIQVQVKKKYELRIFYIKGEYYAMAIFSQHDKKTTVDFRKYNLEKPNRQVPYLLPVKVQQQLTTVMDALQLDSGSIDIIVDEHNDYVFLEVNPIGQFGMTSIPCNYYLERRIAQLL
- a CDS encoding winged helix-turn-helix transcriptional regulator, giving the protein MCDKNMQEQPECGMEVTMKVLGGKWMPCIIDGINRGIRRPGELHREIDMASPRVINMQLRELESYNIVYKIVYDELPLKVEYYLTELGESILPVIDAIEQWGNANRTYMLNVSKALQAAEKRSMMSAFSVS
- a CDS encoding NAD(P)-dependent oxidoreductase, with product MTTTPTTKVAVIGLGAMGTTIADIMLRNRLSVTVWNRTAARTEAAVKAGAIAAPSAAAAISEADIIIMCVFDYKAVQEILQTPAVAAAIRGKLLIQLTTGSPKDAQESETWAHQQGATYLDGAIQVAPEQMAQPDTTILVSGQEAAFQQGEPFLKMLGGNITYLGAQINAAATMDLATLSYVYGAALGFFHGALIAESNGFNVGMYGDIVANIAPGMGAFLQHEGKVIQSGNFAISQSPLSISAEATARMEQTAREAGISTSFPAYASGLFKKAMAAGYGNEELAAMIKVLREA
- a CDS encoding LysR family transcriptional regulator, with amino-acid sequence MLSNRHLVFMEVAHQKSFSRASQVLFISQPAVSIHVKGLEEQYKTKLFERKGLQIELTEAGQLLYNRLLTVKIIQEETEFDISVMHDKQQASGMLNLGASTTAALYILPRVMSAFHREYPLVDISLLNRNSEIVLEALLDKEINIGVTEEKGKSTNVTYQSFLKDQIVAVCSHDNPLAKKKIYPVKELLNMPVAIRERGSGTLEAIKNGLHKSRIRLNDLKIKVRLGGTEALKNFLLESNCVGFLSTRSIAKELEHGELKVLQFEGLRIERSFYFIQRKGETSELNKRFIKLARSLYN
- a CDS encoding VOC family protein yields the protein MMTLNHLNLSVQDVLATSDFFTTYLGFQTTTPKPNAHLAVLTGPDGFLLVLMNRTLNEKGNSTYPDSFHIGFYLPDEAAVTATYERLLQSPAILDQAPQRIRKTFGFYFTVDDIMVEITTPIQTSIPTA
- a CDS encoding esterase-like activity of phytase family protein, with the protein product MKTLRYLAPLGFLLLAACHKDDDNPSTPPEQGYPTYARLAGATVLTTSNTGVKVYNGGYGSSITTVPGEPGYFYLMTDRGPNVDGIQKDSKIFPVPAFNPQIGKFRLSGDSMILVETIRMKSAANVPVTGLPNPIGAGGTGEIALDKDGNVLATDIEGIDSEGLAAGADGTFWISDEYGPHLLHLDRSGKTLERINPYGTGTGGRKIPQVFAKRRANRGMEGIAITPDGKTLVGIMQSPLYNPSKDDVKNSLYTRILTYDIASGKSKQYLYKLENKNTANSEITAISNNTFLVLERDGEFPGDPAKPSLIKRIYKIDLNTGTDVSDPADGAAGKLVNNKTLEVLSEQELQTAGIHTVGKSLVVDLLKDVAGYPHDKPEGIVLINSSLLAVSNDDDFGIVPPDPVNNTYIQKILPLIGKTDFNTVYFIKLATPLF
- a CDS encoding NAD-dependent epimerase/dehydratase family protein is translated as MKTGINVIITGTTGMVGEGVLHECLQDPQVETVLIINRRPSGVSHPKLEEIIHTDFFDYSDITEQLTGYNACFFCLGISSVGINADDYYKTTYTLTMALANTLSRLNPEMTFCYVSGASTDSTEKGRIRWARVKGKTENDLMKLPFRQVYALRPGFIRPIKGLSRIHGYYRYINWMFPIGRALYPKGFCTLQELGRAMIRLVQHGYPIKVIEGNDIIALAKQ
- a CDS encoding ferritin-like domain-containing protein, which encodes MQRNFERYLGPVFQRAAINKTRAAQLQTARLQGDEPTILSLTSEAETVAATTIPIPPEFNGKDYVSFLVQIDAEIEHGLMLQYLYAAYSLGGPQIPDNPDYRDQVRKWQEIILGIAKEEMGHFVSVQNVLKLLGAPLHFERQDYPWDTPFYPFPFKLEKLTLDSLAKYVYAEAPQTWLDSGDELAEEIKQRVKEQTPHPNTVGALFEVLLQLIKDPTVIADDVFQADTYPYQAKFDEWGRGYAGGQRGNTLHGNPVGSPDVLVVPLASRDDAYNALHEIAEQGEASDGNSEQPSHFERFKLVYIEMRALVAKGYDWAPARDVATNPEIAASAPDPEISYTKRQDQSSENDKITNPDAQNWGHLFNIRYRLLLNFLSHSFLLDDGLNNTSAHSPRGVIINGTFGEMYNLRAIATVMVQLPLHEAGGPKFAGPPFLTPYTLSLPSGEHNRWRTHKDLIIASATIIETLLLTTHHQHHRYLYALQEADKQLLQIINELTDAALACCR